The genomic region AAAAAAATATACCAGTCATACTACCTAAAATCAAAGCAATAATCAATCTTGGAATTTTTAAAACATAAGGAAAATAAATTTCATGTATGCCACCAAAAAAATGAATAATAGTAGAACTATAAATTATCTTTTTATTAGAATGATAACCAAATAATAACCATGAAATTAATACACCAAGACCTGGACCAGGATTAGATTCTAAAAGAAAAAACAAAGATTTTCCTTTTTCTTGAACCTCTTGAAAACCTAAAGGAGAAAAAATTCCATGATTAATCATATTATTTAGAAAAAAAATTTTTGCTGGTTCTATAAAAATTGCTGAAAAAGGTAGTAAATTATTTTTTATAATAAAACTAATGAAATAAAATAAATATGAAGAAAAATAATTTACAAAAGGACCTATAATGAAAAAAGATAAAATTAGAGATAAAATACTAATAATAGCAGATGAAAAATTATTAACTAGCATTTCAAAACCACTTTTTATTCTCTTTTGTATTTTCTTATCAAGTAAATAAATTAAAAATCCAGCTAATGGACCAGAAATCATAACTCCTAACAAAGCATGTATAGAACTATTACTAATAATACCTATAGTAGATATAGCTCCAGGTATACCACCACGATCTCCTCCGATTAAGCGTCCTCCTGTATAACCAATTAATATAGGTAGTAAATAAGAAGAAATAGGAAATATTAATTCTGACAGATATTTATTTGGTATCCAGCCATAAGGCATGAATAATGAATTTATTAAACCTAAAGCAATAAAGATACTAATATTAGGCATAATCATATTACTTAAAAATTTGCCTAATTTTTGTATATTAGTTTTCAAAAAAGATAAATTAAAAAATGATTTTTTAGTATTAGTAAACATATTTAACTTAATCCTATAATATTTCTATAATTATACAAATAATATTGTTTTATACAATTTAAAATAAATTTCTAAATAATAAAAATAAGAATTTTGAAATTATTTTTTAAAATTAAAAATAGAAAAAACTAAAAGTCAAAAACAAATATTTTTATGAAAAATTATTCCAAGAAAATATTAAAAATAGATAAAATCTTATTCTTTATAAAACTTATTTTAGTATCTATATAAATAAATAGATTAATTTAAAAAAATTCACGCCAATTAAAATATAAATTTATTAAACCATTTGTAGAAGAATCATAGCTTTGAATTCTATTGTCTCGACAACTTTGTATCTTTAATCTTATTTGATGAGATATATTTTTACCTAATTCTACTCCCCACTGATCAAAAGTAAAAATATTTAGTATAACTCCTTGCACAAAAATTTTATGCTCATACATAGCTAATAAAGATCCTAAAGTATAAGGTGTGATTCTTTTTAATAAAATTGAGTTACTCGGTCTATTTCCTTCAAAATATTTATAAATATACTCTCTAGAATTAATATTGTTATTACATTTTATTCTTTGTTTTTCAATAAACTTATTATATGTACCAAAAGCTAATGCTTTTGTTTGAGCGAAAAAATTAGATAATAACTTTATGTGATGATCATATATTTTATGATGACTAATTACAGGTGCAATAAAATCACATGGAATAAATTTAGTTCCTTGATGTAGTAATTGATAAAATGCATGCTGTCCGTTTGTTCCTGAAGCTCCCCATACAATTGGTCCTGTTTGCCAAGAAGTTTTTTTTCCATTTCTATCAATACATTTACCATTAGATTCCATATTACACTGTTGTAAATAAGAAGGAAGTCTATGCATATATTTATCATAAGGAAAAATAGCTTCAGTTTCCATTAAAAAAAAATTATTATACCATATTCCAATCATTGCTAGTATAACAGGAATATTATTTTCTAATTTAGTATTTAAAAAATGGTTATCCATATCATGTGCACCACTTAATAAATTTAAAAAATTATGAAATCCTATAGATAAAACTATAGAAAAACCAACAGAAGACCATAAAGAATAACGACCACCTACCCAATCCCAAAATTTAAATATATTTTTAGAATCTATACCAAAATTAATTGCTTCAATTTTATTTGTAGAAATAGCTAAAAAGTGTTTTTTAATATGTTTAGTATGTATAGCATGTTTTAAAAACCAATTTTTAATTGAATAAGCATTTGTCATAGTTTCTTCCGTAGTAAATGTTTTAGAAGAAATCAAAAACAAAGTAGTTTCTGCATTAATAACTTTAAACAATTCACATATCTCTGTACCATCAATATTAGAAATAAAATGAATATTTAAATGATTTTTATAAGGAGTTAAAGCATCAATAACCATATTTGGACCTAAATCAGAACCACCTATTCCAATATTAACTATATCCGTAATGGATTTTCCACTATAACCCTTCCATTTACCAGTAATTATATCTTCTGAAAACAACTTCATTTTATTTAATACTTCATAAACTTCAGGCATTATATTTTTATCATTTAATATAATAGGATTATTACTCAAATTTCTTAAAGCTATATGTAATACGGATCTATTTTCGGTAACATTTATTTTCTTACCAATAAACATAGATTTTATAGCATCTTCTAAAAATACTTCTTTAGCTAAAGATAACAATTTATTAATAGTTTTATAAGTAACTCTATTTTTTGAATAATCAAATAGTATTTGATTATTAAAAATTTTAGAAAAGTTTTTAAAACGATCTTTATCTAAATTAAATAAATCTGAAAGATGAACATTTTTAATTTCTTTAAAATGATTTTCTAAAGATTTCCATGCATTAGTCAATGTTGGATTAATATTTTTCATAAGTTTTACCCAAAAAAAAATATATACATAATTTATCTAAATATAAACTTGATAAATTATTTATATTTATCATCTAATAAATAACACATCGCAGATCCAAATTTAGTTCTACTACCAACTTTCAAATTTTCTAAAAATTTAACTTTATTAGAAGGAAATAAATTAATTATTGTAGAGCCTATATTAAAATAACCTATTTCTTGACCTTTAAATAAATTTGCAAATTCTTTATTTTCATTCCAATGCCAAGTTGTAATTGTTTTATTACTAAAAGATGTAATCTTATCTAACCAAATTGTTTTAATAGATCTAATAAATGCAGAACCAATAAAAATATTAACTATAGACCCAAAGTTAGTTTCAAATACACAAATAATTCTTTCATTATTAGTAAATAAGTTAGGAGTATTATTTGATGAAAATTTATTAAAAATATCAAAATTACTAGGAACATAAATTATTTTTTTTAATAATCCTTGATAAGGCATATATACTCTATGACAATCACCAGGAGAAAGATGTATGTTAATAAAACTACCTTTATAAAACATGTATGATAGTTCAGAATTACCAGCCAATAAAGATTCTAAAGAATAAAAGTTATCTTTAGCTTGAAAAATTTGATCTTTATTTATTCTTCCTATTTGATTAATAATACCATCTGAGGGGAAAGTTAATATATTATTATTAAAATCTACAGGCCTAAATTTTTTATCTAATAAACGAATAAAAAAATCGTTAAACGTTTTATAATTAGATATATTATTATTTTTAGATTCAAAAATATTTATTTTATAAAACCAAACAAAAAATCTTATACTTAAACTAGTAATATAACCTAATTCTTTATTTGCAAACCATACAAATAAAAAACTAAAAAATCTTTTTTGTGTTAAGTTTAAAAAAAATAATTTAATAAAATTAAACACTTTAACTCTCCACGAATTATTTATTTAAAATATTTATAATTAGAGAAAAATAATTATAACATTATAAACTAAAAAATATTTAAATATAAAATATTATTTAGTAATGATAATATATAAATAATTAAAATAATTTATAAAAATATTTCTATATGAATGAAGATAATTTAATTTGGATTGACTTAGAAATGACAGGATTAAATCCAAAAAAACACTTTATTATTGAAATAGCAACGTTAATTACTGATATTAACTTGAATATTATTGCTGAAGGTCCAGTTATTCCTATATATCAAAATAAAAAAAAATTAAAAATTATGGATAAATGGAATTATATTAATCATAATAAAAGCGGATTAATTAACAAAGTTAAAAATAGTTTATTTAACGAATTAATAGCTGAAAAAAAAACAATATTTTTTTTAAAAAAATGGACAAAAAAACAAAAATCTCCTATGTGCGGAAATAGTATAGGAAATGATAGAAGATTTTTAATAAAATATATGCCAAAATTAGAAAAATATTTTAAATACAGATCTATAGATGTAAGTACTATAAAAGAACTAATGATGAGATGGAAACCGTCAGTATTCAATAAATTAAATAAAATAAACAATCATACAGCATTAAATGATATAAAAGAATCAATAAAAGAACTAAAATTCTATAAAAAATATTTTTTTAAAATTTGAATTTTAATTAAAATTTTATATTGAAAATAGTTTAATTTTTATATACAATAATAATTATTAATATATTTATTTAAAAAAGTTAGCGGGAATAGCTCAGTTGGCAGAGCGCAACCTTGCCAAGGTTGAGGTCACGAGTTCAAACCTCGTTTCCCGCTCAATTAAATAAATTAATTTAAACTTTTTACAAAATTGAATTCTTAAACTAAAAAAATTAATTTTAAAAATTTTAGAAAATATCATATTAAAAATAAAGAATTAAAAACATATCGAAAAAAACTTAAAAATTAATATTTTAAATTAAAATGTTATTCAAAAAATAATAAATCATTCACATAAAAAATAATAAATTTTATGCTCAGTATTTAAAAATATAATTAATATTAAGATCGAGTATTTATCTTTTATTTGAATTTTCTATTCAAATAAAAGATAAATACTCGATCTTAATATTAATTATATAATTATTTACTATTATATATTAATTTTTATATAATAAATAAAATAATAATTTAGAATTTGATAAATTTAAATTTTATAAAAATTTAAATTTTTTATTAAACTTTTCAACTCTCCCTTTATTATCTAATACACGTTGTTTTCCAGTATAAAATGGATGACATTTTGAACAAACATCTATATTTATATTACTAGAAATAGTAGAAAATATTTTTATAATATTTCCGCAGGAACATTTAGCTTTTACTGAAATATATTTAGGATGTATATTTTTTCTCATAATAATTCCTCGTAGAGATTGAAAAATTTCTTTTAAAAATATATATATAATTGTTAATAATATTATATTTATGTTATAAATGATAAAATAACATTATATTATTTAAGTACATGTATTTAATAACATTATTAATTATACCAAATAAAAGAGAATATAAAGTTGCAAAAAGATTATATAATTAAAATATCAAAAATAAAAAATAAAAAAAAAGATTAAATCTTATATATCTAGAATGAATATTTGCATTATAGCAATTGTTATTATAATTCTAATAAGTATAATGTATTATTCTTCATATAATAAAAAAATAAAGAAAAATAAAGAAAAAATACAAAATAAATTAAATAATACTATACCACCAAAACCAATAAACAAATGGAAATATATTGAAGAACTAAACAAAATAGATGTCTATTATAAAAATATAGATAAAATTAATAAAAAATGATTAATAAAAATGTTACTTTTAAATAATAAAAGGATCGCTAAACAGTGACAACAATATTAAGTATACGCCGTAATAAAAAAGTAGTTATTGGTGGTGATGGACAAGCTACTTTAGGTAATACTATAATGAAAAGTAGTGTGAATAAAATTAGATCTTTATGTAATGATAAAGTAATAGCAGGTTTTGCTGGAAGTACAGCAGATGCATTTACATTATTCGAGCTTTTTGAAAAAAAGTTAAGTATGTATCAAGGGCAATTACAACGTTCAGCAATTGAATTAGCCAAAGACTGGAGAACGGACAGAATTTTAAGAAGACTAGAAGCTTTATTAGCTGTTGCAGATAAAAAAATTTCACTGATAATATCAGGAAATGGAGATGTAATACAACCTGAAAACGATTTGATAGCAATAGGATCAGGCGGTCCTTATGCTCAATCTTCTGCAAAAGCTTTAATAGAAAATACTAAAATGAATGCTAAAAACATTGTAATAAAATCATTAGAAATAGCAGCAAGTATTTGTATATATACAAATAATAATTTTACCATTAAAGAATTAGCTTCAGAAAAGTAAGGATTATAAAAATGTCTGAAATGACTCCTGGAGAAATTGTCATAGAACTTAATAAATTTATTATAGGTCAAGAAAAAGCAAAAAAAGCAGTGGCAATTGCATTAAGAAATAGATGGAGAAGAATGCAATTAGAAGAAAATTTAAGAAATGAAATAACTCCTAAAAATATTTTAATGATAGGACCTACTGGTGTAGGAAAAACAGAAATAGCAAGAAGATTAGCTAAATTAGCTAATGCTCCTTTTATAAAAGTAGAAGCAACTAAGTTTACAGAAGTAGGATATGTAGGTAAAGAAGTAGATTCTATCATTAGAGATTTAACAGATGTAGCAATTAAGATTGTTAGAGTTCAAATTATCGAAAAAAACAAAAACTCTGTAACAGAAAGAGCTGAAGATAGGATATTAGATGTATTAATTCCTACTCCAAAAAATGATTGGGGTAAATCAGATAAAATTAAAGAACCTAAAGCAACAATTCAATCTTTTAGAAAAAAATTGAGAGAAGGTAAACTTGATAATAAAGATATTGAAATAAATGTTTCTGCTGTACCTATAGGAGTAGAAATTATGGCTCCTCCAGGAATGGAAGAAATGACAAGTCAATTACAATCTCTATTCCAAAATTTAGGAGGTAATAAAAAAACAATAAGAAAATTAAAAATTAAAGATGCTATGAAAATATTAATCGAAGAAGAAGCAATTAAACTTGTTAATCCAGAAGAACTTAAAAGAGCAGCGATAAATTCAGTAGAACAAAATGGTATAGTTTTTATTGATGAAATAGATAAAATTTGTAAAAGAAATTATTCCAATTCTACTGATGTATCAAGAGAAGGAGTTCAAAGAGATTTATTGCCTCTTGTTGAAGGTTGTACAGTATCAACTAAACATGGATTAGTTAAAACAGATCATATATTATTCATTGCATCAGGTGCTTTTCAAATATGTACGCCTTCTGATTTAATTCCTGAATTACAAGGAAGATTACCTATAAGAGTTGAATTAGAAGCATTAACTGTAAACGATTTTGAAAGAATTTTGACTGAACCAAATGCTTCTATTACAGTTCAATATAAAGCATTAATAGCAACAGAGGGAGTAAAAATTAATTTTACAGAAGATGGAATAAAAAAAATAGCTGAATCTGCATGGAAAGTTAATGAAAATATGGAAAATATAGGAGCAAGAAGATTATACACAATTTTAGAGAAGCTAATGGAAAACATATCATTTAACGCAAATGAACTAGTAAATAAAAATGTAGTAATAGATTCTGGTTATGTAAGTAAACATTTAGATAAATTAGTATCTGATGAAGACGTAAGTAAATTCATTTTATAGGATATATGATAAATTCCTGTGAATTAATTATTGCAAATCACAGGAATAAATCTTAAGATATACCATTAAAATAAAAAATTTTTATATATAAAATATATATAAAAAATAGGTACAAAAATATGACTAATTGGGTAAAAGCTAATATTATAAAATTAAATCAATGGAATAATAAATTATTTAGTATCATATTGAGAGCTAACATAAATCCTTTTATAGCTGGTCAATTTACAAAACTTTGTATAAAAAACAAAAAAAGCAAAGATAAAATTCAAAGAGCATATTCATATGTCAACTCACCTAATAGTAAAAATTTGGAATTTTATATTGTATCTATTCCTAATGGAAAATTTACAAGAAAATTAATTAATATGAATTGCGATGATGAAATTTTAATATCTAAAGAATCTGCAGGATTTTTTACATTGAATCAAATACCTTCAAGTAATTTATTGTGGATGATTGCAACAGGTACAGGTATTGGACCATATTTATCAATATTACAGTATGGAGGAAAAGAACTAAATAAATTTAATAAAATTATATTAATATATGCAGTAAGTTATTTTAAAGATATTAGTTATTTGAATCTTATTAATAAACTAAAAACAAAATATAAAAATAAATTACATGTTGAATTTATATTAAGTAGAGAAAAAAAACCAGATATTTTGCATGGACATATTCCTCGTCTTATTACAGAAGGTTTTATAGAAGATAAGGTTGGAAATTATATAGAAAAAGAAAATAGTCATATTATGTTATGCGGAAATCCTGGAATGGTACATGATACTAGAAAATTTCTAGTAGAAAATAAAAATATGAGAAAAAATCTAAGAAAATTAAAAGGACATATTACTAGCGAACATTATTGGTAAATAAAAAAATTCAACATCTATCAAAAGGAAAAGTGATAATATCTTGAATTTTTGTGCAATTAAAATATATCATCATTAGTCTATCCAATCCTAAAGCAACACCAGAACAAAAAGGCATATTTTTACTAGATAAAGCTTTTAAAAATAAATAATCTATTTTATGTTTTGGTAATCCTAATTTAGTTCTTCTATCATTATTTAATTTAAAGCGCTTTTTTTGTTCATTATGATTAGTTAATTCACAAAAACCATTTGCTAATTCTATTCCTTTAAAAAAAACTTCAAAACGATCAGCTACTCTTGAATCTTCATCATTTATTTTAGCTAGTAAAGCCTGTTCTTTAGGAAAAAAATAAATAAATAGTAACTCAAATTCAGATAAATATGGTTGAATAGATACTGTAAATAATATTTCTAATAAATCACTTTTATTATAATTTTTATGTATTAAATGTTGTAAATTTTGATTTAAAATAATTTTATATAGTGTATTTTTCTTAATAGTTAAAGGATTTATGTTTAAATATCTTAAAAAAATTTTTTTATAAGAAATAAAATCAATTTTTTTAAAATTTATAATTTTTTTTATAAATTTTTTGACTTCATATATCAAATCATGCATATTGTAATTAGGATGATACCATTCCAACATAGAAAACTCAGGATTGTGATTATCACCATATTCTCCATTCCTAAAACTATGGCATATTTGATATATAGGACCACTACCACATGCAAGTAACCTTTTCATATGATATTCAGGACTAGTAATCAAAAATAAGTTTTTTATAGAAATATTATTTGAGGATTTATATGTAGTATTAAACGATTCTAAATATATATCATTAGAAGAAAAATGACTAAGTATAGGAGTATCTACTTCTAAAACATTTATAGAACTGAAAAAATTTCTTATTTTTTTTATAATTAATGCTTTTTTAAATAAATTATCAATAGTTATTTTAGATTTCCATTTATTTTTATTCATATTTTGAAATAAAGTTTTAATGAAAAGTATCATATATTCTATATTATATCATGAATATTAAAAAATTAGTAAAATTGATATTGTTTTTAAAAAATAAAAATTTTAAAGGTATATATGAATAAATTAGCAATTTATCCAGGAACTTTTGATCCTATTACATATGGTCATATAGACATTATAAATAGAATATCAAAAATATTTCATAAAGTAATAATTGCAGTAATAAAAAATCCTAAAAAAAAATTAATGTTTAAAGCTTCTGAAAGGATAATATTAATAAAAAAATCAATTAAAAAAAACAAAAATATTAAGGTGTTAATTTTTAATGATTTAATAATAAACTTTGCGATAAAAAATAAATCAAATATATTAATTAGAGGTATAAGAAATACTAATGATTTTAATAAAGAATATGATTTTGAAAAATTCAATAAATTAATGAATAAAGATATAGAAGTGATATTTCTATTTTCATCTAAAAATTTATCTTTTTTATCCTCATCTTTAGTAAAAGAAATAGCTGCTTATAAAGGTAATTTAAAAAAATTTGTTCCTTTATGCGTACATCAAGCAATGAAAAAAAAAATAAAATTAACAAAAAATATTAATTAATATAATATATAAAAAATCTATTTATTTTTATTATATAAATAATATAATCAATATATTGTAATTTTATATTAAATATGAAAATTATTTTTACAAAACCATTTAATAACAGATACTATAATTTAGTAAAAAAACTAAACATTTCGAATATATACAAATCCAATATGGAATTAATTATAAAATCAGATTTTATATATATAAGATATAAAAATAAACATTCTAGTATATTTTTTATAGACTTTAATTCAAAAAAAATGAATTATAGATGCAATTTAGCTAACATAAAAAATGAATTAATAGCAAAATCAGTAGGTATAAAAAATAAATACTTTCCTAAAATAATAGATGCAACAGCAGGATTAGGAAATGATTCATTTATATTATCTTATTTAGGATGTAAAGTTATCATGATAGAAAGAAATCCTATAATATATCTTTTATTAAGAAATGCTTTAGATAGAACTTATTCAAATACAACAACTTTAGGATGGACAAAAAAAAGATTGAGATTAATATATCAATCTAGTTTTGAAATATTTAAAAAAATAAAAAAAAAACCAGATGTAATATATTTAGATCCTATGTTTCCTATTAATAATAAAAAAAAATCTAAAAGTAAAAAAGAAATAGAATTACTAAAAAAAATAGTAGGAGAAGATAAAGATGCTGATACATTATTAAAATATGCAATATCTTTAGCAAGTACAAGAGTAGTTGTAAAAAGACCTCTTTATGCTTCTCCATTAAATAACATAAAAACATCATCATTTATTAAAACAGGTAATTATAGATTTGATATTTATTTTAATAGAAAAAAGTAGTTTTATAATATGAATTATTTACATTAATCATAAAGGTACAATTAACATATCTATAGGAACAGAGTTAATAAATTGACGTACATAAGAAATAAATTTACTCCAAAAGTCTTGATGATGTCCAAAAATTACTAAATCTATTTTGTGTATTTTTATAGATTTTATTAAAGATTTCACTAAATCTCCATTAGAATTTATAATTTTATTAAATTTAAAGTTTGATTCTTTAATAAATCTAATGAGTTCGTTATAAATAAATTCTTTTTGATTTTTTTTTTCTATATTACTTATATTTACATCTATGAGACCAGTATATAAATCAGAATAATTAATATTTACATGAATTAAAGAAATTTTAGCTTTATTAAGTTTAGCTATTAAAATAGCTTTAGAAATTAAAATTTTACTCTCAGGAGAAAGATCTATAGCTACTAAAATATGTTTATAAGACATTTTATTATATCCTTAAAAAATTATATATTATAAATAATACATATATTAAAATAAATAATTTTTATTTATATAAAATTTAAAACTAATAAATAAAATAAACTAGATAAAAACATAGAAATAGGTAAAGTAAATATCCAAGCAAGTATAATATTTTTAACCATGATAAATTGAATACCAATTTTATCTGCTATCATAGTTCCAGCTACAGAAGAAGATAATATGTGTGTTGTAGAAACTGGTATTCCTGTATAACTAGCTACTCCTATAGAAATTGCAGCAGTCATTTGAGAAGCAATAGCCTGAGCATATGTCATATTTTTTTTACCTATTCTTGTACTGATTGTATTAGATATTCTTTTCCAACCTATCATAGTTCCAATAGATAAAGAAAATGCTATTGATAATATAATCCATGTAGGAGCGTATTCTACTGTTTTTAATAAATTTTTATTAGATATCATTAAAAAATGTCTATCTTCTAAACTAATATTAGACAATCTATAAATATGTTCATTCAAATCTGTAATACATAATAAAAACATTCTTAATTTTTTCTTTTGATTTAAATTTAATTTTTTATAATTTGATGATTTTTTAACTAAGTCATGAACATCATTAAAAATATATGATATTAAATAACAATTTTTAATTGTGTTTTTGTCTTTTTCTTTTTTAATATTTGTAATTAAAGGTTTAAGAATTTTTTTTTGAGATATAAATATTCTTTCATTTTTTAAATAATATTTTTTTAATTTTTTTATTGTTGTTTGCATTTTAATTATGTCATAATTTTTTAGATTTAAATCAACTAAAAAAAATGATGGAGATATTCCTATCAATACAAGCATAATTAATCCTATACCTTTTTGACCATCATTTGCACCATGAGAGTAACTAACTCCTATAGATGAAATTATAAGAGCTATTTTAGCTATTAAAGGTAACGGTGCTTTATTTTTTTCTTTTTTATTTTTATAGGGGGTAGAATATATAATATTTAATTTATTTTTTATAAAATAATTAAGTAATATAATAAAAATTATTGATATTAATAAACCAACTATTGGAGAAAATATTAAAGAAGATAATACATTAAATATTTGATTCAAGTTCATAGCATGTAATAATGAAGATTTTCTAATAAAGGTATCAGTTATGCTAATTCCGATTATAGAACCAATTAATGCATGAGAACTTGATGAAGGTAAACAAAAATACCATGTAAAAAGATTCCATGTTATTGCTGAAGATAATATAGAAAAAATAATAACTAAACCATTGATTGAATAAATTTCAATTAATAAATTTATAGGAAATAAATGTACAATAGTATATGCTACACTCAGACCTCCTAATAATACTCCTAAGAAATTAAATATTCCAGACATAATTACAGCTATATTAGATTTCATTGTTTTTGTATAAATTACTATAGCTACAGCATTTGCTGTATCATGAAATCCATTAATTGCTTCATAAAATAATACAAATAAAAATGCTATAATAAATATTAAGTCGTTATATAAATCTATACATTTAAACAAATATATCATAAGATTTAAGCCATTTTAAAATATGAACTCAACTTATTTATCATCTGTTACAAAATATTTTTTGTAAAAAACAAAAAAATAAATTTTATTAAATAAAATTTCTATATGCTTAATATATAAATATTTTAGCAAGGTAATAAAAATTATTTAAGTTTGAATTTTATTTATTTTTTAATCATTAGAAGATAATTTTAATTTGTGAGCTAACAAAATTCCAATAGACAACATAAAAATAATAAAAATAGATATACCTAACCAATGCCAAGTAAACCAGAAAATACCACCAAAAGTTCCAAAGATACTAGAACCTAAATAATAAAAAAAAAGATATAAAGAAGAAGCTTGTCCTTTAGCTATTTTTACTCTATGACCTATCCAACTACTAGAAACAGAATGTGCAGCAAAAAATCCTGCAGAAAATAACATTAGTCCAGGTATAATAATTATTAAATTGTTAAATTCAGTAACTATTAAACCAGAAATCATAAGGAATAGAGATCCTATAAGAACGTTACTTCTATGATATTTGTTAGTTAATATCCCTGCTTTAGGAGAACTATAAGTTCCAGTTAAATATACTACAGATAATAGTCCTATCATTGACTGATTTAATGAAAAAGGATAAGAAGTTAACCTATATCCAATATAATTAAATAAAGTTACAAAACTACCCATTAAAATAAATCCCATAATAAATAATTTAGATAAATATTTATCATTTAAATGAACAAAAAAATTTGATATTAATGTATGAGAATTTAAAGTAATAGACTTAAAATTTTTAGAATTAGGTAATAACCATAAAAAA from Buchnera aphidicola (Neophyllaphis podocarpi) harbors:
- the orn gene encoding oligoribonuclease → MNEDNLIWIDLEMTGLNPKKHFIIEIATLITDINLNIIAEGPVIPIYQNKKKLKIMDKWNYINHNKSGLINKVKNSLFNELIAEKKTIFFLKKWTKKQKSPMCGNSIGNDRRFLIKYMPKLEKYFKYRSIDVSTIKELMMRWKPSVFNKLNKINNHTALNDIKESIKELKFYKKYFFKI
- the asd gene encoding archaetidylserine decarboxylase (Phosphatidylserine decarboxylase is synthesized as a single chain precursor. Generation of the pyruvoyl active site from a Ser is coupled to cleavage of a Gly-Ser bond between the larger (beta) and smaller (alpha chains). It is an integral membrane protein.), with product MFNFIKLFFLNLTQKRFFSFLFVWFANKELGYITSLSIRFFVWFYKINIFESKNNNISNYKTFNDFFIRLLDKKFRPVDFNNNILTFPSDGIINQIGRINKDQIFQAKDNFYSLESLLAGNSELSYMFYKGSFINIHLSPGDCHRVYMPYQGLLKKIIYVPSNFDIFNKFSSNNTPNLFTNNERIICVFETNFGSIVNIFIGSAFIRSIKTIWLDKITSFSNKTITTWHWNENKEFANLFKGQEIGYFNIGSTIINLFPSNKVKFLENLKVGSRTKFGSAMCYLLDDKYK
- the rpmE gene encoding 50S ribosomal protein L31 is translated as MRKNIHPKYISVKAKCSCGNIIKIFSTISSNINIDVCSKCHPFYTGKQRVLDNKGRVEKFNKKFKFL
- the pgi gene encoding glucose-6-phosphate isomerase, coding for MKNINPTLTNAWKSLENHFKEIKNVHLSDLFNLDKDRFKNFSKIFNNQILFDYSKNRVTYKTINKLLSLAKEVFLEDAIKSMFIGKKINVTENRSVLHIALRNLSNNPIILNDKNIMPEVYEVLNKMKLFSEDIITGKWKGYSGKSITDIVNIGIGGSDLGPNMVIDALTPYKNHLNIHFISNIDGTEICELFKVINAETTLFLISSKTFTTEETMTNAYSIKNWFLKHAIHTKHIKKHFLAISTNKIEAINFGIDSKNIFKFWDWVGGRYSLWSSVGFSIVLSIGFHNFLNLLSGAHDMDNHFLNTKLENNIPVILAMIGIWYNNFFLMETEAIFPYDKYMHRLPSYLQQCNMESNGKCIDRNGKKTSWQTGPIVWGASGTNGQHAFYQLLHQGTKFIPCDFIAPVISHHKIYDHHIKLLSNFFAQTKALAFGTYNKFIEKQRIKCNNNINSREYIYKYFEGNRPSNSILLKRITPYTLGSLLAMYEHKIFVQGVILNIFTFDQWGVELGKNISHQIRLKIQSCRDNRIQSYDSSTNGLINLYFNWREFF
- the hslU gene encoding HslU--HslV peptidase ATPase subunit, with product MSEMTPGEIVIELNKFIIGQEKAKKAVAIALRNRWRRMQLEENLRNEITPKNILMIGPTGVGKTEIARRLAKLANAPFIKVEATKFTEVGYVGKEVDSIIRDLTDVAIKIVRVQIIEKNKNSVTERAEDRILDVLIPTPKNDWGKSDKIKEPKATIQSFRKKLREGKLDNKDIEINVSAVPIGVEIMAPPGMEEMTSQLQSLFQNLGGNKKTIRKLKIKDAMKILIEEEAIKLVNPEELKRAAINSVEQNGIVFIDEIDKICKRNYSNSTDVSREGVQRDLLPLVEGCTVSTKHGLVKTDHILFIASGAFQICTPSDLIPELQGRLPIRVELEALTVNDFERILTEPNASITVQYKALIATEGVKINFTEDGIKKIAESAWKVNENMENIGARRLYTILEKLMENISFNANELVNKNVVIDSGYVSKHLDKLVSDEDVSKFIL
- the hslV gene encoding ATP-dependent protease subunit HslV; the protein is MTTILSIRRNKKVVIGGDGQATLGNTIMKSSVNKIRSLCNDKVIAGFAGSTADAFTLFELFEKKLSMYQGQLQRSAIELAKDWRTDRILRRLEALLAVADKKISLIISGNGDVIQPENDLIAIGSGGPYAQSSAKALIENTKMNAKNIVIKSLEIAASICIYTNNNFTIKELASEK